Proteins co-encoded in one Neodiprion lecontei isolate iyNeoLeco1 chromosome 3, iyNeoLeco1.1, whole genome shotgun sequence genomic window:
- the LOC107227781 gene encoding ATPase family AAA domain-containing protein 2-like: MAKEKDFSCVGGLEKHIQILKETVLFPLMYGDVYAKFNLRPPRGLLFYGPPGTGKTLVAGALATECSSSERKVSFISRKGSDCLSKWVGESEKKLQQIFHSAYQSRPCIIFFDEVDGLAPIRSSHQDYVHASVVSTLLALMDGLDSNSEVIVIGSTNRLDAIDPALRRPGRFDKELYFPLPSYNARKEILAVHIESWKQKPSQKFLAYLAAKTVGFCGSDLQAICAEAVMCCVRRTYPQIYTSKSKYQINERSLKIEKQDFLKAQQNIVPASQRAAITPIKRLSRRIQPLLENTLTKIMFRLENLCPPDMLSSDVITGRAMSRSSNCPRLLLTGLDDSHTRYLGPAILHALEHLPCHVLDITTLFEVTGRAAEEAIIQRVKEARRSLPSLLYVPEILAWWNLVDEPARVVFTSLMSGLDSSVSMLVLTTATCTPSTLPNEIKSIYEYQGEVFEVKTPGPSERQGFFEQLYNQVNSGVCGASHKSSSSIIEILKPKRIKSRKTPCTIQSVHSTAEGKPDVIEIAPPKKLRPEAKSRKKINTVQSFHSTLPVKTGAIKREFNAGTEGSPSKRQKLIGSVDTDPRNKNEPKRLTDGQISELLRKTVGITRGWTTHQLETLFSALEGHSEKQDKDMFLAFNECLSIFQETEKLKARLKES; this comes from the exons ATGGCTAAGGAAAAAGATTTCAGCTGCGTAGGAGGTCTGGAAAAgcatattcaaattttaaaggAGACAGTTCTGTTTCCTTTGATGTATGGGGATGTTTATGCTAAATTCAATTTAAGACCGCCTCGTGGACTCTTGTTCTATGGCCCCCCAG GGACGGGAAAAACTTTGGTAGCTGGTGCTTTGGCCACGGAATGTAGCAGTTCCGAAAGGAAGGTTTCATTCATTTCTCGAAAGGGTTCCGACTGTCTCAGCAAATGGGTTggcgaaagtgaaaaaaagctgcagcaaatttttcactca GCTTACCAATCCAGGCCATGCATTATTTTCTTTGACGAAGTTGACGGTTTAGCCCCTATTCGCTCCAGTCATCAAGACTATGTACATGCGAGTGTTGTCTCAACTCTTTTAGCATTAATGGATGGCTTAGACAGTAACTCAGAAGTCATAGTAATCGGATCGACAAATCGACTCGATGCAATTGATCCTGCACTGCGGCGTCCTGGGAGATTTGACAAAGAATTGTACTTTCCATTACCTTCATACAATGCGAGGAAGGAAATTCTTGCG GTTCACATAGAAAGCTGGAAACAGAAACCATCGCAAAAGTTTTTGGCATACTTGGCAGCTAAGACTGTAGGATTCTGTGGAAGTGATTTGCAAGCAATATGTGCAGAAGCAGTTATGTGCTGTGTTAGACGAACTTATCCTCAGATTTATACATCTAAGTCGAAATATCAAATAAACGAGAGGTCACTAAAG ATAGAGAAACAAGACTTTTTGAAAGCTCAGCAAAATATTGTCCCAGCATCACAGCGAGCTGCAATTACACCAATTAAACGTTTGTCTAGGAGGATTCAACCATTGCTAGAAAATACTTTAACCAAAATCATGTTCAGATTAGAAAATCTATGTCCACCAGACATGTTGTCTTCGGAtgtaat CACTGGAAGAGCTATGTCACGATCGTCCAACTGTCCACGACTACTGCTTACCGGTCTTGATGATTCTCACACTCGTTATTTGGGCCCAGCAATTCTTCATGCCTTAGAACATTTGCCTTGCCATGTTTTGGATATTACGACATTGTTTGAAGTTACAGGTCGCGCGGCAGAGGAAGCCATCATACAA CGTGTGAAGGAGGCACGCCGTTCCCTTCCATCATTATTATATGTTCCCGAAATCTTGGCTTGGTGGAACCTTGTCGATGAACCAGCTCGAGTTGTCTTTACATCTTTAATGTCAGGTCTGGACAGCTCTGTGTCAATGTTGGTATTGACAACTGCAACTTGTACTCCAAGCACATTACCAAACGAG ataaaatcaatttatgaGTATCAGGGGGAGGTATTTGAAGTTAAAACTCCAGGACCATCGGAACGCCAAGGATTTTTTGAGCAGCTGTATAATCAAGTCAATTCAGGCGTGTGTGGTGCCAGCCACAAGTCCTCTAGCT ctataattgaaattttaaaaccgAAGAGAATCAAGTCTAGAAAAACGCCATGCACTATTCAGTCCGTCCATTCGACCGCAGAAGGAAAACCAG ATGTCATCGAAATTGCCCCGCCTAAAAAATTACGGCCAGAAGCTAAatcaagaaagaaaattaataccGTTCAGTCATTTCATTCTACATTGCCAGTTAAAACAG GTGCTATAAAGAGAGAGTTCAATGCGGGAACAGAAGGCTCTCCTTCTAAACGTCAGAAGTTGATAGGATCAGTGGATACAGAcccaagaaataaaaatgaaccaAAGAGATTAACAGATGGTCAAATCTCAGAATTGCTACGAAAGACAGTCGGCATCACGCGCGGATGGACAACTCATCAACTAGAAACCCTTTTCTCCGCTCTAGAAGGCCACAGTGAAAAACAAGACAAAGATATGTTCTTAGCCTTCAATGAATGTTTGAGCATATTTCAAGAAaccgaaaaattgaaagccAGGCTGAAAGAAAGTTAA